In Flavivirga abyssicola, the following are encoded in one genomic region:
- a CDS encoding DUF4062 domain-containing protein, with amino-acid sequence MGTRRYSIFVSSTYKDLKKERAAILKAIINMKHIPVGMELFRASDNSQWEVIKKQINRCDYYALIISDKYGSVDENGTSYTEREFDYAEEIGKPILSFVRSEKAIKKLPNENRYIEKTYINELKNFRRKALANRMCEIWNKKYDLSTKFMHSLMDEIEANPQIGWVRADEKSPEYNFILEENRKLSNDYRGLVNFNDELKRCSPLSIYKNFDHAWFDIEKLLEKLVIECREQDEKLKIRAMGLCLHKSFPKVSDFLIQNYKKDKNKISNVRIEMRLQTLDPNCSSWKLLDRRWPNLLESFNNDRDDLIDFFEEMRKEKKDNDMFIKHTQYTHMPNFHGLLINDTDLFLSDCAWDSKKKLTAGKNFYEHYKAGIGEIHDHKIKLYKRWFDYGRYNGSTARDKAVLYDAKNQ; translated from the coding sequence ATGGGGACGAGACGCTATTCAATCTTTGTTAGTTCAACTTACAAAGATTTGAAAAAAGAAAGAGCAGCTATTTTAAAAGCAATCATAAATATGAAACATATTCCAGTAGGGATGGAGTTATTTAGAGCATCTGATAACAGTCAATGGGAAGTGATAAAAAAGCAGATTAATAGATGTGACTATTATGCCCTTATTATTTCTGATAAATATGGATCAGTAGATGAAAATGGAACAAGCTATACAGAAAGAGAATTTGATTATGCTGAAGAGATTGGAAAACCAATATTATCATTTGTTAGAAGTGAAAAAGCAATAAAGAAACTGCCAAATGAAAATAGGTACATAGAGAAGACATATATAAATGAATTAAAGAATTTTAGGAGAAAAGCTTTAGCGAATAGAATGTGTGAAATATGGAACAAAAAATATGATCTTTCAACTAAATTCATGCATAGCCTTATGGATGAAATTGAAGCAAACCCACAAATAGGTTGGGTAAGAGCTGATGAAAAGTCGCCCGAATATAATTTTATATTAGAAGAAAATAGGAAGTTAAGTAATGATTACAGAGGACTAGTCAATTTCAATGATGAATTGAAAAGATGTAGTCCGTTATCTATATATAAAAACTTTGATCATGCTTGGTTTGATATAGAGAAATTACTTGAGAAACTAGTTATAGAATGTCGTGAACAAGATGAAAAATTAAAGATTAGAGCAATGGGATTATGCCTACATAAATCTTTTCCAAAGGTTAGTGATTTTCTAATTCAGAACTATAAAAAAGATAAGAATAAGATTTCTAATGTAAGAATTGAAATGAGATTGCAAACTTTAGACCCTAATTGTTCCTCTTGGAAGCTTTTGGATAGAAGGTGGCCTAATTTACTAGAAAGTTTTAATAATGATAGAGATGATTTAATTGATTTTTTTGAAGAAATGAGAAAAGAAAAAAAAGACAATGATATGTTTATTAAGCATACACAGTATACCCATATGCCAAACTTTCATGGCTTATTAATAAATGATACCGATTTATTTCTTAGTGATTGTGCATGGGATAGCAAGAAAAAATTAACTGCTGGTAAAAATTTTTATGAACATTACAAGGCAGGAATCGGAGAAATTCATGACCACAAAATAAAACTTTATAAGAGATGGTTTGATTATGGCCGATATAATGGTAGTACTGCTAGAGATAAAGCCGTATTATATGATGCTAAAAACCAATAA
- a CDS encoding M4 family metallopeptidase, protein MKTKITFLLSLFSLFSLFGQVKQNEVSQRDNLGTPKFIKFKETKVSDDLTSIKAFLKKQFDSLSNNEFKRKKAPETKIGFKSEKLQQFYKGIRVEHSVLNVVSKDGNLKSVNGKYLPIKNLKTKPGLKVEKALEYALSQINAEEYAWQNAQKEALIKRLGKSESATYYPQGELVIIEKNKYSENSEPVLAYKFDIYATNPISRKIYYVDANSGDVIFSDAIIKHVQGLAATRYSGQRTIETEQTGSQFRLRDVSRGNSITTYNNFNQGSHTNTHYIDNDNTWSAAEYNNPNGDNASLDAHWGAMMTYDYFSQTHNRNSIDNNGYELINYVNADLTGWGFPNSDNAFWDGSVMTYGMGTILGPLVSLDIIAHEIGHGLDENTSDLVYQRESGAIDEGLSDIWGAMVEFFAAPEKDTYLLAEDIGITIRSMSDPKFRNDPDTYGGDFWINPNCGTPNGGNDFCGVHTNSGILNHWFYLLAEGSSATDEINDNGDTFSITGIGKLDASRIIYRAQTVYFTPNTNYNDARDYTIQAAEDLFGSNSIESITTCQAWFAVGVGNSNCAPNVRLNGDATVCFSGSETYNLTGLPTNAAVSWSVSSRLQILSSNNNSITVKASSSSTSGSATITATYLGTSDVVKSVWVGNGSVDYIEFNNGAGGTGYWCTSHNNNTYKIYPKLSGDTHEFRLRKYPNLNIVYTSPTIYSGNTGTIYYTPSPGWYELEVRRTNDCGTSSWFGYEVEFVNCSTGGGGGEGGEFFISPNPSSYILKIQKKQKNKSLNSQSKSNKGDFSFKFYNFNGVLLKGGVLNDGYELDVSKYPKGRYILKINGNKKSTETHHIIIE, encoded by the coding sequence ATGAAAACAAAAATCACTTTCTTATTGTCGCTTTTTAGCCTTTTCTCATTGTTTGGCCAAGTAAAGCAAAATGAAGTTTCACAAAGAGATAATCTTGGAACACCAAAATTCATAAAGTTCAAAGAAACCAAGGTTTCAGATGATTTAACTTCAATTAAGGCCTTTTTGAAAAAGCAATTTGATTCCCTGTCAAATAATGAATTTAAAAGAAAAAAAGCACCCGAAACCAAAATTGGATTTAAGTCAGAAAAACTACAGCAATTTTACAAAGGGATCAGAGTAGAGCATTCTGTTTTAAATGTAGTATCTAAGGATGGTAATTTAAAAAGTGTCAATGGCAAATACTTGCCTATTAAAAACCTAAAAACAAAACCAGGTCTTAAAGTAGAAAAAGCTTTGGAATATGCTTTAAGTCAAATTAATGCGGAAGAATATGCATGGCAAAACGCACAAAAAGAGGCACTAATAAAAAGATTGGGAAAATCCGAGTCAGCTACTTATTATCCTCAAGGGGAACTTGTTATAATCGAAAAAAATAAATATTCCGAAAACTCGGAACCAGTTCTTGCATACAAGTTTGACATTTATGCAACAAATCCAATAAGTAGAAAAATTTATTACGTGGATGCAAATTCAGGTGATGTTATTTTTTCAGATGCAATAATAAAGCATGTCCAAGGTTTGGCAGCGACAAGATATAGTGGACAACGAACCATTGAAACGGAACAAACAGGTAGCCAATTTAGATTAAGGGACGTTTCGAGAGGAAATAGTATAACAACCTATAACAATTTTAATCAAGGTAGTCATACAAATACTCATTATATAGATAATGATAATACTTGGTCCGCTGCTGAATATAATAATCCAAATGGAGATAATGCGAGTTTAGATGCCCATTGGGGTGCAATGATGACTTATGATTATTTTTCCCAAACTCATAATAGAAATAGCATTGATAACAATGGTTACGAGCTAATAAATTATGTAAATGCAGATTTAACAGGGTGGGGGTTTCCAAACAGTGATAATGCCTTTTGGGATGGAAGTGTAATGACTTATGGTATGGGGACAATACTTGGGCCTCTTGTTTCTCTAGATATCATAGCACATGAAATTGGGCATGGACTAGATGAAAATACATCAGATTTAGTCTATCAAAGAGAATCAGGGGCAATTGATGAAGGACTTAGTGATATTTGGGGCGCAATGGTAGAGTTCTTTGCTGCTCCAGAAAAAGATACATACCTTTTGGCAGAAGACATAGGAATAACAATAAGGTCAATGTCTGATCCTAAATTCAGAAATGACCCAGACACTTATGGTGGAGATTTTTGGATAAACCCTAATTGCGGTACACCAAATGGAGGAAATGATTTCTGTGGAGTTCATACCAATAGTGGTATTTTAAATCACTGGTTCTATTTATTAGCCGAAGGAAGTTCTGCAACAGATGAAATTAATGATAATGGTGATACGTTTTCTATAACAGGTATTGGTAAATTGGATGCATCACGGATTATTTATCGTGCACAAACTGTCTATTTTACTCCGAATACTAATTATAATGATGCTAGAGATTATACAATTCAAGCAGCAGAGGATTTGTTTGGAAGTAATTCTATCGAATCAATAACAACATGTCAGGCTTGGTTTGCTGTTGGGGTTGGAAATAGTAACTGTGCGCCAAATGTTAGATTGAACGGAGACGCAACAGTATGTTTTTCTGGTTCAGAAACTTATAATTTGACAGGTTTACCAACTAATGCGGCAGTGAGCTGGTCTGTGTCATCTAGACTACAGATTCTTTCCAGTAATAATAATTCTATTACCGTTAAAGCAAGTAGTAGTTCAACTAGTGGCAGTGCTACAATTACTGCTACTTATCTAGGGACTAGTGATGTTGTTAAAAGTGTTTGGGTTGGAAATGGCAGTGTAGATTACATAGAGTTTAATAACGGTGCTGGTGGAACAGGATACTGGTGTACTAGTCATAATAATAATACGTACAAAATATATCCGAAATTAAGTGGAGACACTCATGAGTTTAGACTTAGAAAATACCCTAATTTAAATATCGTTTATACTTCACCCACTATTTATTCAGGTAATACAGGAACAATATATTACACTCCTTCTCCTGGTTGGTATGAACTTGAAGTTAGGAGAACAAATGATTGCGGAACGTCTAGCTGGTTTGGCTATGAAGTTGAATTTGTGAATTGCTCTACAGGCGGAGGCGGAGGTGAAGGTGGAGAATTCTTTATTTCACCCAACCCGAGTTCATATATATTGAAAATACAAAAAAAGCAAAAAAATAAATCATTGAATAGCCAATCTAAAAGTAATAAAGGAGATTTTTCGTTTAAGTTTTATAATTTTAACGGAGTGTTATTGAAGGGTGGTGTGTTAAATGACGGTTACGAGTTAGATGTATCTAAATATCCAAAAGGAAGATATATATTAAAAATTAATGGAAACAAAAAAAGTACCGAAACCCATCATATTATCATTGAATAG
- a CDS encoding DUF6970 domain-containing protein, whose protein sequence is MKNHSRKLVVVILFCIISCKDDDAINYPDCLKPIINVILERRVQSPKANIEKYIYMEEEVFLVNGQNFPDGQSHLITLECNDICVFGGIDGPDNDCPDWQNAEFVRTVWTDPR, encoded by the coding sequence TTGAAAAATCATAGTAGAAAATTAGTAGTAGTAATCCTTTTCTGTATAATTTCTTGCAAGGATGATGATGCTATAAATTATCCCGATTGCTTAAAGCCAATAATAAATGTAATATTAGAGAGGAGAGTACAGAGTCCTAAAGCCAATATTGAAAAATATATTTATATGGAAGAAGAAGTTTTTCTTGTAAATGGACAAAATTTTCCTGATGGTCAATCACATTTAATTACTTTGGAATGCAACGACATTTGTGTTTTTGGAGGTATTGATGGTCCTGATAATGATTGTCCTGATTGGCAGAATGCAGAATTCGTTAGGACAGTATGGACCGATCCTAGGTAG
- a CDS encoding TlpA disulfide reductase family protein → MLKTTNILGILILVLIFGCSKKQNKELSGKYILKGSVEGIENQTWIYLSLEGKAIDSTQISENKFELEGKISQPTEFGLFTKNTQNYSRIWLESGNIYFKAKNKAFREAKISGSKTQKEKDILSSSTKDYRNRRDSLTAILRNPKPNDSLKSIREDLNIIYNNHLKIEQEFVKNNPKSYVSAWILDSYSTTLGKGRTEELYNTLSDSIKKSTYGKNISRFLDLNKNPKIGDKYVTFSMTNEKGELINLSDFDGKLLLLDFWASWCGPCIEEYSSLKKAYSKFKNDGFEIVSVSEDQTKERWVNAIKKNELNWINLWQEDGRRAAPYLIYGISGIPDNFLIDQSGKIIARNLRGDDLISAIEENLTNKARR, encoded by the coding sequence ATGCTAAAAACAACAAACATTTTAGGAATTTTAATTTTGGTTCTAATTTTTGGATGTTCTAAGAAACAGAATAAAGAATTAAGTGGCAAGTACATCCTAAAGGGAAGTGTAGAAGGTATTGAAAACCAAACTTGGATTTATTTATCGCTTGAAGGCAAAGCAATTGACTCTACCCAAATATCTGAAAACAAATTTGAATTAGAAGGAAAGATAAGCCAACCGACCGAATTTGGTTTGTTTACTAAGAATACGCAAAATTATTCGAGAATTTGGTTGGAATCAGGTAATATATATTTTAAGGCGAAAAACAAAGCGTTTCGTGAAGCCAAAATTTCTGGCTCAAAAACTCAAAAAGAAAAAGACATCTTAAGTTCTTCAACTAAAGATTATAGAAATCGCAGAGATAGTTTAACGGCAATTTTAAGAAACCCCAAGCCAAATGACAGTCTAAAAAGCATAAGAGAAGATTTAAATATTATCTATAACAATCATTTAAAAATAGAACAAGAATTCGTTAAAAACAATCCCAAATCATATGTTAGTGCTTGGATTTTGGACTCATATTCAACAACACTAGGAAAAGGAAGAACAGAAGAACTATATAATACTTTGAGCGATAGCATAAAAAAATCCACATATGGAAAAAATATCAGTCGTTTTTTGGATTTAAATAAAAATCCAAAAATTGGCGACAAATACGTGACCTTTTCAATGACCAATGAAAAAGGTGAATTAATTAATCTTTCTGATTTTGATGGCAAACTCTTATTGTTGGATTTTTGGGCTTCTTGGTGTGGTCCTTGTATCGAAGAGTATTCTTCACTGAAGAAAGCATATTCTAAATTTAAAAATGATGGCTTTGAAATAGTTAGTGTTTCAGAAGACCAAACTAAAGAAAGATGGGTAAACGCTATTAAGAAAAATGAACTAAATTGGATAAACTTATGGCAAGAAGATGGGAGAAGAGCTGCTCCATATTTAATTTATGGAATTAGCGGAATACCAGATAACTTTCTGATTGACCAAAGTGGAAAAATAATCGCTCGAAATTTAAGGGGAGATGACTTAATTTCGGCAATTGAAGAAAACTTGACAAATAAAGCCCGCAGGTAA
- a CDS encoding TolC family protein — translation MRSIILSMLCGCVLTSVFSQGDISKTITLSLDDAVELAKNESINYLTAKNNSEVNYWEYQSYKSGFLPSLSINGILPNYQRSINRITVDDGTDLFIEQNQAFSSLSLDVNQIVSFTGGEFRVSSSLNRIDILSNPTFNTYSSTPLTIGYFQENIFYNPYKWQKKIQPLIFEESKRELIEELEEISLQATSKFFDFLLAKIKSENASNNKANQDTIYNISKGRFNLGKLYENDLLQSELSLLNAEKELIVSKNELKLTKQSFLDELGIKGDEKLELLIPENLIFVKIDSMQLFEKALENRKLLIEHNRKVIEAEQNVAKTKSDGFKIGITGNFGLTQQDELLSEAYSGLLVQQNFSFTFSAPIFSWGKRKSERKIAIANLDLIKSINEQELMSVKRELSLKYLEWQQIELSVRITKKASEISLKRYSATKRRFVIGKVSITDLIIAQNEKDIAIYNYYENLREYWELYYELRKLTLYDFIKKENIQINISHQ, via the coding sequence ATGAGAAGTATTATTTTATCAATGCTGTGTGGATGTGTACTCACATCAGTATTTTCTCAAGGGGATATATCTAAAACAATAACATTATCTTTAGATGATGCAGTTGAACTTGCTAAAAATGAATCTATAAATTATCTAACAGCAAAAAATAACTCAGAAGTTAATTATTGGGAATATCAATCTTACAAATCAGGTTTTCTTCCATCTTTAAGTATCAATGGAATTTTACCAAATTACCAAAGGTCAATAAATAGAATTACTGTTGATGACGGAACAGATCTATTTATAGAGCAAAATCAAGCTTTCTCGTCTTTATCTTTGGATGTTAATCAAATAGTTTCATTTACTGGAGGAGAATTTAGGGTGTCATCATCTTTGAATAGAATTGATATTCTTTCTAATCCGACTTTTAATACATATTCATCTACGCCCTTAACGATAGGCTACTTTCAAGAGAATATATTTTATAATCCTTATAAATGGCAGAAAAAAATACAACCTCTAATTTTTGAAGAATCAAAAAGAGAACTGATTGAAGAATTAGAGGAAATATCTTTACAGGCTACATCTAAGTTTTTTGATTTTTTATTAGCAAAAATAAAATCTGAAAACGCATCGAATAACAAGGCTAATCAAGATACTATATATAATATTTCAAAAGGCCGATTTAATCTTGGTAAGTTATATGAAAATGATTTATTACAATCCGAGCTAAGCTTGTTGAATGCTGAAAAAGAACTAATCGTATCTAAGAATGAATTAAAACTAACTAAACAATCATTCCTGGACGAATTGGGTATTAAAGGAGATGAAAAACTTGAATTATTAATTCCAGAAAATTTGATATTTGTAAAAATAGATTCTATGCAATTATTCGAAAAAGCACTCGAAAACAGAAAATTATTAATAGAACACAACAGAAAAGTAATAGAGGCTGAACAAAATGTCGCTAAAACAAAAAGTGATGGTTTCAAAATAGGAATTACTGGCAATTTTGGATTGACTCAACAAGATGAACTTTTGAGTGAAGCATATTCAGGTTTACTTGTTCAACAGAACTTTTCTTTTACTTTTTCCGCACCAATATTTTCATGGGGGAAAAGAAAATCAGAGCGTAAAATAGCCATTGCAAATTTAGATCTCATAAAGAGTATAAATGAACAAGAACTAATGTCAGTAAAAAGAGAGCTAAGCCTAAAATACTTAGAGTGGCAACAAATAGAGTTATCGGTTAGAATAACAAAAAAAGCGTCTGAAATATCATTAAAAAGATATAGTGCGACCAAAAGAAGATTTGTGATTGGAAAAGTATCTATAACAGATTTGATAATAGCTCAAAACGAAAAGGATATTGCTATTTATAACTATTATGAAAACCTAAGGGAGTATTGGGAACTATATTATGAATTGAGAAAATTAACTTTATACGATTTTATTAAAAAAGAAAATATCCAAATTAATATTTCTCACCAATAA
- a CDS encoding efflux RND transporter permease subunit, with protein sequence MIKFLVKRPIAVFMTFFAFMLLGISSLNLIPVSLMPEIGIPYLKIQIEQPNYSSKELEKLVVKPIRRQLLQVSNLNEIESKTFNGKALIDLTFEYGTDIDYAFIEVNEKIDRILNILPKEINRPKLIKFNPSDVPLFYVNIPYPDNQSQINFSNYIKNTVRKRLEQNESIAYIDITGTVSPEISITLKTNKLNIAINEIEQVIKNNNTQLGSFKIKNGHYVYDILFEPSLKTISDIKNLYIESNNTRIQIKDIADVLLTPKERKGYYFSNGRESIGLSIVSKTDAKVENVKREVITYLDQINKNNTDLVYSISQDQSKLLNISINNLKNSLITGALLAILMVYLFIRNYKISLLIALVIPFSLIISFLFLYIINISINIVSLSGLIIGIGMMIDNSIIIIDNISQYRIKGYSIIESCNKGIYEILRPLLSSILTTCAVFIPLIYLSGISGILFFDQALAIIISLTISYLVSILLLPTLYVAFRIKIKDKPNKTYITALYSKSFNFFFKRKKLILIGLLGVIFFGIFMAIDIKKEKIPKISYNDFNLIVNWNENIGIQENKRRALDIGKYANNTNTYIGEQDFLLSKHQDLINDVKFYINSNSHRESEILKTEICSYLDFKYPNAIYTVKDPDNLFEQIFSNNKTYFFLKIPLKHSANIQNIIKDLENNFSDIKIGIEHQKKIINLSIDLKKLTIYNVDNDLLISELKMLFKSSKVSILKSTNEYIPIVIKKMNKDFFTIINTSYILNRDKVKIPISSLISVNQSMSFEIIHSDSDANYIPVTIAYDQKEELMNYVKTKINNEIEFDGAFFEKKAFMSELIMIMIIVVLLLYFVLAAQFESLLQPIIILCEIPITIAGTIIIMSLINVSLNIMSMIGMIIMLGIVVNDSILKIDTINKLKRKNDIPLIEAIHIAGQRRLNAILMTSFTTILAMVPILLAFGIGADLQRPLSLVVIVSMIIGTFVSLYIVPMIYWILIKH encoded by the coding sequence TTGATTAAGTTTTTAGTAAAGCGTCCTATAGCTGTTTTCATGACATTCTTTGCATTTATGCTTTTAGGCATTTCATCTCTAAATTTAATACCTGTATCATTGATGCCAGAAATTGGTATCCCATACCTGAAAATTCAAATTGAACAGCCTAATTATTCATCTAAAGAATTAGAGAAGTTAGTTGTAAAACCAATTAGAAGACAACTATTGCAGGTATCTAATTTAAATGAGATAGAAAGTAAAACATTTAATGGAAAAGCATTAATAGATTTAACTTTTGAATATGGAACTGACATTGATTATGCTTTTATTGAAGTAAATGAAAAAATTGATAGAATTTTAAACATTCTTCCAAAGGAAATTAATCGACCAAAATTGATTAAATTCAATCCTTCAGATGTACCATTATTTTATGTAAATATTCCGTATCCTGACAATCAATCTCAAATAAACTTTTCTAATTATATAAAAAATACAGTTAGAAAACGATTAGAACAGAATGAATCAATTGCTTATATAGATATTACAGGTACAGTTTCACCTGAAATATCTATCACGCTAAAAACAAATAAATTAAATATAGCGATTAATGAAATTGAACAAGTAATAAAAAATAATAATACACAATTAGGGAGCTTTAAAATAAAAAATGGACATTATGTGTATGACATTTTGTTTGAGCCTTCGTTAAAAACTATTTCTGACATAAAAAATCTATATATAGAATCAAATAATACTCGTATTCAGATAAAAGATATCGCAGACGTTTTATTGACTCCAAAAGAGCGTAAAGGTTATTATTTTAGTAATGGCAGGGAATCTATAGGCTTATCAATAGTAAGTAAAACAGATGCTAAGGTCGAAAATGTCAAAAGAGAAGTAATAACATATCTTGATCAGATAAATAAAAATAATACTGATTTAGTGTATTCAATTAGTCAAGATCAATCAAAATTACTGAATATTTCAATTAATAACCTTAAAAATAGTTTAATCACTGGAGCATTATTAGCAATATTAATGGTTTACTTATTTATAAGAAATTACAAAATATCATTGCTTATTGCTTTAGTAATCCCTTTTTCATTGATAATTAGTTTTCTCTTTTTGTATATAATTAATATATCTATTAATATAGTTTCATTATCTGGACTTATTATTGGTATAGGAATGATGATTGATAACTCAATCATTATTATTGATAATATCTCTCAATATAGAATAAAAGGATACTCAATAATAGAATCATGTAATAAAGGAATTTACGAAATTTTAAGGCCTTTATTGTCTTCCATATTAACAACATGTGCGGTTTTTATTCCATTAATATACTTAAGTGGGATTTCAGGAATACTCTTTTTCGATCAAGCACTTGCGATCATTATAAGTCTAACTATATCTTATTTAGTTTCTATTTTACTGCTACCAACATTATATGTGGCCTTTAGAATAAAGATAAAAGACAAACCTAATAAAACTTATATAACTGCACTTTATTCTAAATCATTCAATTTCTTTTTCAAAAGAAAAAAACTTATTCTAATAGGTCTTTTAGGTGTCATTTTTTTTGGAATATTCATGGCAATAGATATAAAAAAGGAAAAAATCCCTAAAATTAGTTATAATGACTTCAACTTAATTGTAAATTGGAATGAAAATATTGGAATTCAGGAAAATAAAAGAAGAGCTCTTGACATCGGAAAGTATGCAAATAATACTAATACTTATATAGGAGAGCAAGACTTTTTATTGTCAAAACACCAAGACCTAATTAATGATGTTAAATTTTACATTAATTCAAATTCGCATAGAGAATCTGAAATTCTAAAAACTGAGATTTGTTCTTATTTAGATTTTAAATATCCTAATGCGATTTATACAGTAAAGGATCCTGATAATTTATTTGAGCAAATATTTTCAAATAATAAAACATATTTTTTCTTAAAAATTCCATTAAAACATTCTGCAAATATTCAAAATATAATAAAAGATTTAGAGAATAATTTTTCTGATATAAAAATTGGCATAGAACATCAGAAAAAAATAATCAACTTAAGTATCGATTTAAAAAAGTTGACTATATATAATGTTGATAATGATCTCTTAATTAGTGAATTAAAGATGTTGTTCAAATCTTCTAAAGTTAGTATATTGAAAAGTACAAATGAATATATCCCGATAGTCATAAAAAAAATGAATAAAGATTTTTTTACTATTATAAATACATCTTACATCTTAAATAGGGATAAAGTAAAAATTCCAATTTCTAGTTTGATTTCTGTAAATCAGAGTATGAGCTTTGAAATAATACATTCTGATTCTGATGCGAACTATATTCCAGTTACAATAGCATATGACCAAAAAGAGGAATTGATGAATTATGTAAAAACAAAAATTAATAATGAAATAGAATTTGATGGAGCATTCTTTGAAAAGAAAGCATTTATGTCAGAATTAATAATGATAATGATTATTGTAGTTCTATTATTATATTTTGTATTAGCTGCTCAGTTTGAATCATTATTACAACCAATAATAATTCTTTGTGAAATCCCAATTACAATTGCTGGAACAATAATAATAATGAGTTTAATAAATGTCTCATTAAATATTATGTCAATGATTGGAATGATTATAATGCTAGGAATAGTTGTTAATGATTCCATATTAAAAATAGATACCATTAATAAATTGAAAAGGAAAAATGATATACCGCTTATAGAAGCTATACATATTGCGGGTCAAAGAAGGTTAAATGCAATTTTAATGACTAGTTTCACAACTATTTTAGCTATGGTTCCTATTCTTCTCGCTTTTGGAATAGGAGCTGATTTGCAAAGGCCTTTATCATTGGTTGTTATTGTATCTATGATTATTGGAACATTTGTTAGTTTATATATCGTTCCAATGATTTATTGGATTCTAATTAAACATTAA